Proteins encoded in a region of the Saccharothrix ecbatanensis genome:
- a CDS encoding RNA-binding protein: MSLLADALEHLVRGIVDHPDDVRVNLVTTRRGRTLEVHVHPDDLGKVIGRSGRTATALRTVMAGIGGRGVRVDVVDTDR; the protein is encoded by the coding sequence GTGAGCTTGTTGGCTGACGCTCTCGAACACCTCGTTCGAGGCATCGTCGACCACCCGGACGACGTCCGGGTGAACCTGGTCACGACCCGACGCGGTCGCACGCTGGAGGTGCACGTCCACCCGGACGACCTCGGCAAGGTGATCGGCCGCAGCGGCCGCACCGCGACCGCCCTGCGCACCGTGATGGCCGGTATCGGTGGTCGTGGCGTGCGCGTCGACGTGGTCGACACCGATCGCTGA
- the rpsP gene encoding 30S ribosomal protein S16, whose product MAVKIKLQRLGKIRQPYYRIVVADARVRRSGKAIETIGKYHPKEEPSFIAVDSDRAQYWLGVGAQPTESVQRLLEITGDWQKFKGLPGAEGTLRVKEPKTSKAELFAAALAAAGDAPSTDATTPKKKSPKRDEAKKDEAKKDEAKKVDAEKVDAEKVDAEPTAEAAKDEA is encoded by the coding sequence GTGGCCGTCAAGATCAAGCTTCAGCGGCTTGGCAAGATCCGTCAGCCGTACTACCGGATCGTCGTCGCCGATGCCCGCGTCCGCCGCAGCGGCAAGGCCATCGAGACGATCGGCAAGTACCACCCCAAGGAAGAGCCGTCGTTCATCGCGGTGGACAGCGACCGCGCGCAGTACTGGCTGGGTGTCGGCGCGCAGCCGACCGAGTCCGTGCAGCGGCTGCTGGAGATCACCGGTGACTGGCAGAAGTTCAAGGGCCTGCCGGGCGCCGAGGGCACGCTGAGGGTCAAGGAGCCGAAGACGAGCAAGGCGGAGCTGTTCGCCGCCGCGCTGGCCGCCGCCGGCGACGCCCCGTCGACCGACGCGACGACTCCGAAGAAGAAGTCGCCGAAGCGGGACGAAGCGAAGAAGGACGAAGCGAAGAAGGACGAAGCCAAGAAGGTCGACGCCGAGAAGGTCGACGCCGAGAAGGTTGACGCCGAGCCCACCGCCGAGGCAGCCAAGGACGAGGCGTGA